gtagtaatttcaaaaaaattcctacgcacacgcaagatcatggtgatgcatagcaacgagaggggagagtgttgtccacgtaccctcgtagaccgaaagcggaagcgttagcacagcgcggttgatgtagtcgtacgtcttcatgatccgaccgatcaagtaccgaacgcacgacacctccaagtgcagcacacgttcagcccgataacgtccctcgaactccgatccagctgagtgttgagggagagttttgtcagcacgacggtgtggtgacgatgacgatgttctaccaacgcagggcttcgcctaagcaccgctacagtattatcgaggtggactatggtggaggggggcaccgcacacggctaaaagatcaaacgatcaattgttgtgtctctagggtgcccccctgcccccgtatataaaggagcaaggggaggaggtgcgaccggccaggaggggcgcgccaggaggagtcctactcctaccgggagtaggactccctccctttttcttgttggactaggagtggagggggaaagaggagggagggaggaaggaaaagggggggcaccgcccccctttccttgtcctattcggactagggggaggggcgcgcggccctgccctggccgcctctcctcttctccacaaggcccactatggcccattaagctcccagggggttccggtaaccttccggtactccggtaaaatcccgatttcacccggaacacttccaatatccaaacataggattccaatatatcaatcttcatgtctcgaccatttcgagactcctcgtcaagtccgtgagcacatccgggactccgaacaaccttcggtacatcaaaacatataaactcataatatacctGTCATCgatacgttaagcgtgcggaccctacgagttcgagaactatgtagacatgaccgagacacgtctccggtcaataaccaatagtggaacttggatgctcatattggctcccacatattctacaaagatctttatcggtcagaccgcataacaacatacgttgttccctttgtcatcggtatgttacttgtccgagattcgatcgtcggtatctcaatacctagttcaatctcgttaccggcaagtctctttactcgttctgtaatacatcatctcgcaactaactcattagttgcaatgcttgcaaggcttaagtgatgtgcattaccgagagggcccagagatacctctccgacaatcggagtgacaaatcctaatctcgaaatacgccaacccaacaagtaccttcggagacacctgtagagcacctttataatcacccagttacgttgtgacgtttggtagcacacaaagtgttcctccggtaaacgggagttgcataatctcatagtcataggaacatgtataagtcatgaagaaagcaatagcaacatactaaacgatcgagtgctaagctaacggaatgggtcaagtcaatcacatcattctcctaatgatgtgatcccgttaatcaaatgacaacccatgtcaatggttaggaaacttaatcatctttgatcaacgagctagtcaagtaaagacatactagtgacactttgtttgtctatgtattcacacatgtattatgtttccggttaatacaattctagtatgaataataaacatttatcatgatataaggaaataattaataactttattattgcctctaaggcatatttccttcaagtaaaTCGACAAAAATCTCTTGGTGCACACGTCCTTGGTGGAAGAAATTAAAACTTTGCTAAAGTCCCGTCAAACTTGTACTACACATGTTAAGCATAGTCAAACGAAAGTGCCTTTTTACACCTGAGCTTAtatgctcctggtgtgaacagtaaaataaataaaatagaaaaatattttaaaaacttCTGAATTTTTTTGTGACATGCTTTAAGAAATGTTTGTTGTGCATGTAAAATTCATCACAAAATCATATTGatcgaagtcgtggcaaaaaaaaatcaaaaccccAAATGCGTTTGAAAGTAACATTTACATAACATCAATTTTGTTTTCTTTACCAcgccttccacgaatgtcatttcatGATGAAAATTTGCATGCACAAGAAATATTTCTTAAAGTATGccacaaaaaaattcagaattttttaaatgcttatctattttatttattttactgttcacacctGGACATATGAGCTCAGGTGTAGAAACTCCACGTCATGTCTACTAGTCACTTTGTGGCCAATTATGCTAGTGCTTGTACGGCGGTTTGGTTATGCTTTGGTCATGAAGATGTTGACAGACTTCTACCATGCTGGTTGTAATTCTCGATGTTGAGTGTGAAGTGAGCAGATGAGCTCGGGAGCCAAATCGCTGCTCCCCATATATTGGGGAGTTTCCCCTTGGGCCCTGTCTGGATTGGGTGTAAATTTTGTCTGCTGCCTGTTGTTCAGTTAAAACTTGAGCTAAACACCATAGAGCACACAAATTTTACCCTCGATCGAAGTGAGGCCTTAATCCCTAAAGTTTCACCTCCTTCCCGATTAAATGCCTGCCTGATTCTTGCTGCAAAAAATGGGTGGCCAGTGGTCATCTACAAAGGGTCCTCCCCTAACGGGAAAGATTAATGACAAAACTTCGATTTCTGCTTTCAGGCACATGTAGGAAAATAAACAGCAGTGGTATCCAAATTAACTTCGACATGATAAGCCTGCAGGGGCGACCAAGTAGATAGACGATTCAGTTTTCAGAACAAGCAGTGTTTAAAAGGCTCACATGGACCATAGGAACTTAGGAAGAGGTGTATGAAAGCCCGTTGTGTACATTTATTGCTCACATATTCGCTGTACCACaacagttactccctccgttcggaattacttgtcgcagaaatgaatgtatctagacgtattttagttctagatacatccatatccgagacaagtaattccgaacggagggagtagttgcttgTTTTCTACAGTGAAACATCGGGGTAATATTCACAACGCTCCTCTCAAACATGAGGATGGATGCCATGTAACACACCCACTTTTATTTATTGTTACAAGCAAGACACTCAGACTGTCAGTATACTAATCCCAATGGTAATACATTTCAATCATCTTTCTTGTGTAAGGCACGAGGCAGACTATTATTACCATTCAGGGCTGCATGGTACACTCGCTTCTCCGCTAACCCAAGATCTGAAAGAATCAAGTTTCCCTGAAACATGGAAGTCAAGAAGAGTTAATAACTTGGTATATACATCTAACACAAAAGATTTCAAAGGCTGATGGATCAACAAGAAAGATGAATATATGTACCTCCACTGCCATTAATTTCCGTACATTATCTGCGTAGAGCTTCGGATCATCCTTTTCTTGCTCAGAAGGATAGTACACAGGCAAATGCACAACCTCTAGATGATTCACAAACTGACAAAGGAGCAGAAATACATGGCGTGCCTGAAAGTTTCACCGAAGTTAAAATGGATACTAGATGCTCATATATGGAAGTGCTCTTTCGTATATTTAATTAACTGAGGTTATCTGGATGACTGCTAAAATCAGTTGGGGTAACTTCAGGAAagcactccctccgtctggaattagttgacgctcaaacggatgtatctagcactgaaatatgtttagatacatccgtttgagcgtcaACTAATTCCAGACAGAGGTAGTACCATAGAACACACTCATTATGGATGCACCTTACAAACATTAGAAAACATGCTATAACCATTATTATCGAATGAATTGCGCACAAgtcttactccctctgtaaagaaattcaagatcgtttagatcactaaagtactaGTTTTCTCAGGTCAACTGTCCATTATATGTAATTTCTATATAAACTGTTTTAGACTTTAGGGTGAGAAAATAAATTAAGAAAACAAAAGGTGTACCTCAGTATATTCCATTGTGAAAAAAATATAAAGGATACATGGGCAAAATGGTAGCTAATAACAGGAAGTTCATCAATGTAACGTCCTGAATATATGCACTAATGAAACCAACACAAAATGATATCGATGAAATGTTATTTTAGTGAAGACATCATCAATTCTATAAAGAGCATTTCATTTTATTGTTCATACATGTGGTCATTATAGGCATTTGGAACTGACAAGTACAAATGTGTGCAGACTTGCCATTGACACTCACCCCATCCATGGAGTCCCATGCTGGACTGAATCTCTTGTAAGGGTATCTTAAAATGACAGGTTGTACTGGTGCTCTTGCAAGAAAGGCCCCTGTCTTGAATGGAAGGAGATAATCCCCGTTTGTAGTTGTGCCCTCTACAATTAGGAATATAACCAAGTGTAAGTAAGATGCATAAAACGaagactatatataaaagcagaggCAGATTTACAAACACTTAATCCAAGTGCTCTTGGAGCACAATACGTAATTTCACAATTTCAGTTTTGAGTACAAATATAGAagaactccctctgtaaactaatgtaagacgtttttgcagtccAAATTGAActacaaaaacatcttatattagtgTATGGAGGTAGTAGTAAAATAGATTGTGCTAAATTTGAACAGCTATAGCATGAAATATTGAAGTATCTTTTTATATAAGGAGCACGTAAACATATGCATACTTAAAGCCAATGCAGTTAACAATCCAAATTCAtcaagcaggaaagctactgcaaGTCAAATACAGATACAGCATCTCGATCTTATATCAAGATTGGATTGCAATCCCAGcaaaaaggaaaataagattaAAATAAGACTAGTCACATCATAGATGTAATTAGAAGATATAGTGAACAAACAAAAATATACTCCTAAGAACAAAATGCGTTCCACAAGAAAAGGAAAATATACCAGGTCACTAGCAATGCAAATATGCATCACAGAAGAACAATAAACTAGAAAATGCTTAGTTACTGTACATATGCAGATTGAATGGCAAAAGAAAGAGGTATTATTATACACCAACCAGGAAAGAGCAACATCATTGGAGAATTCTTTTGCTGATGAGCTCGCTGGATTCTTTCAGTTACAGCACCTGTATGGTACAAATTAGAAAGCAACAACAAGCAAAATAGAATGGCGTAAGGTACATTGTTTCAACGAATCCTGACCACAAAAAACAAAGTCATTTATGTACAAACAGAAGTGAATCTATCTGCAGCAACTGTATATTCAACATAGAATGATATAGGGTATGTTGTTTCAACAAGCCTGACCACAAAAAACTAGCTATTTTTGTATAAACGGAAGTGAATCTGCCTACAGTAACTGTATAAACAAACGTCAATTAAACTAACAGTTCAAGACTGGCATGACTATATTGAAAGGTCACCACGATGATGATTATGAATAAGATATACTTGTAGAGTGCAGGCACCGATCAGTTTGTGGAGATTCATTGTGCCAATATAGTAACTCTTCGAGTATGAATTGCATAAGCCATAATCTAAGCATGAACCACGACGATGAAAAGAAATCCATAACTGAAGCATGAGAAACTTTAAGTATGATCACTTAAGGTTAGATATCGTCATATACCTGAAACACCTTTGAAATCCGAAGTTTTAGACTCTCGCTGAACAAAAATACAACCAATGCATTTGCTGCATCACAACAGAAATCATGTTGTAAATTCAGTtaacaaaaaatacaggcaactgtCTAGCCATATACTATCCGCTAAAATACAATGTTGCTCTAACCAAAAAGGAAAGAAGTCCACATAACCCCCCAAAGTTTCACGAATCGGACACTTAACCCCCTAAACTACAAAACCGGGTATTTGGCTCCCTGATGTTTACAAAACCAGTCATATCACCCCCTCACTCTGTTACAAGTGGTTTCAGCAGGTGGTTTTGCCACACGGTTGAAAATACACTACACAGGaactgccaaaggagaaaaatcaaACAACCAAATAAGGAAGCACGGAAACAGTTTAAGCCTGGAAGCAGTTTAAGCATGGAAGCTCAaacaatgcatgcatgcacatgTGGGCATGCGTCCAGCTGCTATTCCTACGCAGTCTAAGCCTCCAGGCAGAGGCAGACCGACACCTTCAGGAAATCCGGCATCTCTATGGCTCTAGCAATGGCTCGAGCTCGACGACTTTGTCCTTGCCCCGTTGGTTCATATGTATAATGCGCCGGCCCTATGAACGAGGGCGCACCACACCTGAAGTCCGTGTCGCTGAGCGACATGCCCATCTAGCTAAAAGGGGATATGTGCGCGCGGGGATGTTGCAAGTCAGCCTGTCCATAACGTCGACGAGTCATTGCAAGTAGCGTAGTCGGTCCCTGGCTAGTCGCTGCACTGTAGCAGATTGGGCTGGAAATCACTTCTCCAACGGTGGCCGCCATCGATGTGCGGATGACCACATTGCCAGAGCAGCCCGGCCGGCGGGTGCAGTTGCTGTCCTGAGGTGCGTACATGTCGATCATGGACCCATGGGGTAGAGCCTTGTGTCCACACCCGGCGGCAGTGCCTGCTTGCGGCACATCACCCAGTAGTGCCTGACGGCTGTTTGTGCTCCTGTTTTGGATTCTTTTGATGGCGGCAGGACGAGCAGTAGTTGGAGTGGTTCATGTCACTGGCGCGTAGCAGGCGGAATGAGGGTTTAGACCCGCCGCAAAGACGTGTGCAGGTTCCTGGCATGCATGGTTGCGCCAAGTTAGACGTTAGTGCAATGGCATCGCCGGAATTGGGCGTGGCAAGAGCTCCACGAGTTCTTCATATCCATGGACGACAGCAAGACGAAGGCCCTCTCCGGAGCTGGACCCAACAAGCGACGAAGCCAGGGTGGCCATGGCGCTATGCTCTCGGGGTGCGTGGCCACGGGCTGAGTGGTCGGACACAAGCAACGGGGATGGAAAGGGAGCGAGAGGGAGTTGCAGCATGAGATGGAGGTGGGGATTCCAAAGGATGCACTGTTTGCTCGGCCCTTGGGCCGGCGATGCGCTCCAGGAGAAGCATGCTGGTTGTAGCCCAACACGTGGACAAAACACAAAACCACTCTTAAAACCATCTCCAAAGCTCCCGGGGGTGTTTTGAATGGTATTGTAAAATTCAGGGGGTGGAATACCCGGTTTTAAAGTTCAGGGGGTTATGTAGTCGTTCTGTGAAATCTCAGGGGGTTATGTGGACTTGTTTCAACCAAAAAGTAGAGAAGCAAGAGACTCAATACAGTAGAGAATGCTATTACCTTATGAGACCAACTAGGGGCAATCTGGCCACTGATCTCTTCAAGAATGATAGTCATGTGCAAAATAAGCATGTCAAAATCAATATATTCTGACAACATGATTTTCAAGAAATCATATGAATACATCAACATTAGAACATACATAACTGAAGTACCTTAGCAACAAAACTTGGAAGAGAAGATGACATGTGATAAAGAATATCCACATATGATACATGATTAGATACGATTGCCCCTGGTCTTTCCAATAATTCAGAGTGGCCCAGATCCTTGCCCTAAAAGAAATGAACTGTCCAGTTGGATATACGATAGACGCAAAAGCAGTGGCATGCAATACTCAATTATTAAAGAAGGTTAGGTAAACTGTTGAACAGACTGTTAACCTTATACGTACAAATACTCCATACTTAGCCATCTATTATCAGTCATCGTAACAATGTAACATTATTTATATTTTTATAAGAGAATAGAGATAGGTGTAGCATTATGGAACAAAGCCCAAGCATTCATAATCTGCATCCGTCTTAAATAGGAAACAAATTTAATATGTCATACATAATTCAGAACAAACACTAAACATTAGTTCAAATTCATAGTTCACTGACTAAAAAGGGAAATGTGTCACTTTTTTGTTCTCAAACATGAATCATTTTGTATTAGAAGAAACACCAAGGTGCAAGAGTACATAAGGCCAAGAGGCCCGACGCAGAAAAGAAAAGCACAACAAATCAAAACAAGATCAAGGCCTAAAAAAGGAAGAGCTGTACTAAGTCAAAAACTGCTATGCCCTCGCCCGAGTGGCCGACGCCAACACGGCTGCTGGCACAGAACTGTCTGGAGATACAGTGAGATACAGGAACACGTGTCACTTTATCTTGAACGGTCTTATTTTCGCTTACTGGAAGATGACAGAGGACCTTGAACAAAGCCATGAATGAATACTAATTCAGATAACAAACAGGTCCAGCACAGTATAGTTGCATCCTACTATTTGATCTACCAATTTTAACCCCGTGACGAACAAATAGTTCTATAATAGTAGAAACATTTGCACCAGAAGGAATGATCCCCATGCATCATGTCATGAGTGTCAGCAGCAGGCAAGTATTCGCAAAGTATACTGATGAAGGGATGCTAGGCTGACAGGATGGGCATATGCCTGACCAAATTTAAGCAAGTACACATGCTAGAACAACACGTTGATCCAGTCCAAGGAAACGGACTAGGCAGCAGAGACGTCCCCCAAAATATGCATCTCCAACTACGTCAGACCAGACCAGACAAGCACCACAACAATGAACAAACTAGGCATCACATACTACGGGCT
The sequence above is a segment of the Triticum dicoccoides isolate Atlit2015 ecotype Zavitan chromosome 1A, WEW_v2.0, whole genome shotgun sequence genome. Coding sequences within it:
- the LOC119276398 gene encoding lysophospholipid acyltransferase LPEAT1-like, which translates into the protein MAVDAATAPSELDGSIRGEGEVAAKPPPSAAAPAARESPEELDRRYAPYARRDAYGPMGRGPLGAAEAARMAVAAAVLLPLRVVAGVLVLVAYYLVCRVCTLWVEEERAGGEGEGYARLQGWRRAWVVRCGRALSRAMLFVFGFYWIREHDRRFPDAEGKDLGHSELLERPGAIVSNHVSYVDILYHMSSSLPSFVAKRSVARLPLVGLISKCIGCIFVQRESKTSDFKGVSGAVTERIQRAHQQKNSPMMLLFPEGTTTNGDYLLPFKTGAFLARAPVQPVILRYPYKRFSPAWDSMDGARHVFLLLCQFVNHLEVVHLPVYYPSEQEKDDPKLYADNVRKLMAVEGNLILSDLGLAEKRVYHAALNGNNSLPRALHKKDD